A genomic stretch from Oleomonas cavernae includes:
- a CDS encoding MFS transporter, with the protein MSHNVPSDTDVAVANRNGHITPEKWLLLGAIFLAAVVMPLSAIAPVVALPAIGAELGGSAFAINWIVNGAFLAFGSAVMAAGALADRFGRKRLFTLGLGAYSILSLIVAVSPSILVLDIVRTVQSAAAALAMIAGFAALAQEFEGPARTRAFSILGTGFGVGIAFGPIVGGALVGSLGWRAIFVMSAVLSLIVLLVSAPRLRESRDPDARQFDIWGAVTFTVTLVLLTLAIMQGPQVGWDSKPVLALFAGCIAMLGVFLAVERAHERPMLDITLFTYPRFLAVLSLPVAVAYSFIVVLFVLPARLSGIEGMSATEIGLLMVPLSAPITIVPFLGAVLTKWIQPGLLSGVGLIVGAGGLVLLALIEPGAGGLAFVFPLLLIGVGAAIPWGLMDDLAVSVVPKERAGMAVGIFATARVAGESVAIVIAGAILLGLTQRGLHQALPATFSPDMVVTIANGIVNGKITEAVLTTPALSSSELTQLYGDAFSATTLVLAAITLVAALVSIGFVRRHEVKESVIITGTESELAFCEVERS; encoded by the coding sequence ATGTCGCATAATGTGCCTTCTGACACTGATGTGGCCGTTGCTAACCGCAACGGCCACATCACGCCGGAGAAGTGGTTGCTATTAGGTGCCATTTTCCTGGCCGCAGTGGTGATGCCTTTGAGTGCTATTGCACCCGTGGTCGCCCTACCGGCTATCGGCGCGGAGTTGGGCGGCAGCGCATTTGCCATCAACTGGATCGTCAACGGCGCATTTCTTGCCTTCGGCAGTGCCGTCATGGCGGCCGGGGCGCTCGCTGACAGGTTCGGTCGCAAGCGCCTCTTCACGCTGGGACTGGGAGCCTATTCGATACTCTCTCTTATAGTTGCTGTGTCCCCCTCTATTCTTGTGCTCGACATTGTCCGAACGGTGCAGTCCGCCGCGGCCGCCCTGGCCATGATTGCGGGTTTCGCTGCGCTGGCGCAGGAATTCGAGGGCCCCGCCCGCACAAGGGCGTTCAGCATTCTGGGTACGGGCTTTGGCGTCGGGATCGCTTTCGGGCCGATCGTCGGTGGCGCTTTGGTCGGCAGTCTTGGCTGGCGCGCGATCTTTGTTATGTCTGCCGTGCTGAGCTTGATTGTATTGCTGGTGAGCGCCCCTAGGCTGCGGGAATCCCGCGACCCTGATGCGAGGCAATTCGACATCTGGGGTGCCGTCACGTTCACCGTGACTTTAGTCCTACTGACCCTGGCGATCATGCAAGGGCCGCAGGTTGGCTGGGACAGCAAGCCTGTCTTGGCGCTCTTCGCAGGGTGCATCGCGATGCTGGGGGTTTTCCTGGCGGTTGAGCGGGCCCATGAAAGGCCCATGCTCGACATCACACTGTTTACCTATCCCCGCTTTCTTGCGGTTCTGTCGCTACCGGTCGCCGTCGCCTACTCCTTCATAGTTGTCCTGTTCGTCCTCCCGGCTCGGCTCAGCGGGATCGAGGGCATGTCGGCCACCGAGATCGGACTGCTGATGGTGCCGCTCAGCGCTCCGATCACCATCGTGCCATTCCTGGGCGCCGTGCTCACGAAATGGATTCAGCCCGGATTGCTGTCCGGCGTGGGACTGATCGTCGGTGCAGGGGGCCTGGTGCTGCTAGCCCTCATCGAACCGGGTGCAGGTGGCCTCGCCTTTGTTTTTCCTCTTCTGCTGATCGGCGTTGGGGCAGCCATTCCCTGGGGCCTGATGGACGACCTGGCCGTCAGCGTCGTGCCCAAAGAGCGCGCCGGTATGGCGGTGGGCATTTTTGCCACTGCCCGAGTGGCAGGCGAGAGCGTCGCCATTGTCATCGCCGGCGCCATCCTGCTGGGCCTCACACAGCGGGGCCTGCATCAAGCCCTGCCAGCAACCTTCTCGCCCGACATGGTCGTTACCATCGCGAACGGCATAGTGAATGGCAAAATTACGGAGGCCGTACTGACGACGCCGGCGTTGAGCAGCAGCGAACTGACCCAGCTCTATGGCGACGCATTTTCGGCAACGACGCTGGTACTCGCGGCAATCACGTTGGTGGCCGCGCTCGTTTCCATAGGTTTCGTCCGCCGCCACGAAGTGAAGGAAAGCGTGATCATCACTGGCACGGAGAGTGAATTGGCCTTCTGCGAGGTCGAGCGCTCGTAG
- a CDS encoding nuclear transport factor 2 family protein: protein MSVTQLPATERRRILEGFYTAYANRDVDGMMQWVTDDIVEDISGIGFVRGAAEERAFLSGLFSSFPDLDTRLVQIVIDDHGASVEWSRRGTFEGTPFQGLRANGRAFQLRGGAFFEFSDGRIRRITGYYDTAAFARDIGLLPKDNSLSEGTLKRLFNLRTIFRRSLKRLRRAG, encoded by the coding sequence ATGAGTGTAACTCAATTGCCGGCGACCGAAAGGCGGCGGATCCTCGAAGGGTTTTACACCGCATATGCCAATCGAGATGTCGACGGCATGATGCAGTGGGTCACAGACGACATCGTCGAAGACATCTCGGGCATCGGCTTTGTGAGAGGCGCAGCTGAAGAGCGCGCATTCCTGAGCGGACTGTTTTCCTCTTTTCCCGACCTGGACACACGGCTCGTACAAATCGTGATCGACGATCATGGCGCGAGCGTCGAGTGGTCTCGCCGGGGTACTTTCGAGGGTACGCCGTTCCAAGGCCTCCGCGCAAACGGTCGTGCCTTTCAGCTTCGCGGCGGTGCCTTCTTCGAGTTTTCCGACGGCAGGATCCGACGCATCACTGGCTACTACGATACCGCAGCTTTCGCACGCGACATCGGTCTCTTGCCAAAGGACAACAGCTTGTCCGAGGGGACCCTCAAGCGCCTATTTAACCTGCGCACGATTTTTCGTCGCTCTCTCAAAAGACTGCGCCGGGCGGGTTGA
- a CDS encoding NAD(P)-binding protein — MSCEHFDVLVVGAGLSGVGTADRLQTECPNKSHKILDGRPSLGGTGTSSTGSARPMQGEKNEGECNGIPTP, encoded by the coding sequence ATGTCGTGTGAGCACTTCGACGTCCTTGTCGTTGGCGCCGGCCTCTCGGGCGTCGGCACCGCTGATCGGCTGCAGACCGAGTGCCCGAACAAAAGTCACAAGATTCTGGACGGCCGGCCTTCCCTCGGCGGGACCGGGACCTCTTCCACTGGATCAGCCCGCCCCATGCAGGGGGAGAAGAATGAAGGAGAATGCAATGGCATCCCAACCCCATAA
- a CDS encoding metal-dependent hydrolase, which yields MKENAMASQPHKNEIVTRENLDFGINESLPKYWWGGNPYRTRLMDAIQCTFPDGERYFIKSVVAFRQKISDPTLLADVRGFSRQEGQHGIAHQQYNALVEARGIPLTEIIKPAIDRLNRYSARLSPEFNVAITASAEHFTAMMAECFFAKKSTMANVEPHMKAMFAWHAIEEMEHRAVAFDVMKKIAKVGYFKRVWALIYLQGGMNEVMFKIPHAMLKADGFTRLQRWGMQIRNVPWLLKMFAPLHGKTLSYFIPGFHPLKNPTMHNYPDWKAAYEQTGDPHEAARALVAAAY from the coding sequence ATGAAGGAGAATGCAATGGCATCCCAACCCCATAAGAATGAAATCGTGACTCGCGAAAACCTCGATTTCGGAATCAATGAATCGTTGCCGAAGTACTGGTGGGGCGGAAACCCTTACCGGACCCGCCTTATGGACGCGATCCAATGCACGTTCCCTGATGGCGAGCGATATTTTATCAAAAGCGTTGTCGCGTTCAGACAGAAGATATCGGATCCCACACTCTTGGCCGATGTCCGCGGATTTTCGCGGCAAGAAGGTCAGCACGGCATCGCCCATCAGCAATACAACGCTCTGGTCGAAGCGCGAGGGATACCGCTCACAGAAATCATCAAGCCCGCAATTGATCGGCTCAACCGCTATTCCGCCCGGCTGTCCCCAGAATTCAATGTTGCGATCACTGCATCGGCCGAGCATTTCACGGCGATGATGGCTGAATGCTTCTTCGCTAAGAAATCAACAATGGCGAATGTCGAGCCGCACATGAAGGCCATGTTCGCCTGGCACGCAATTGAAGAGATGGAGCATCGTGCGGTCGCCTTCGATGTAATGAAAAAGATTGCAAAGGTCGGCTACTTTAAACGTGTCTGGGCACTGATCTATCTCCAAGGGGGGATGAACGAGGTTATGTTCAAGATCCCGCACGCCATGCTCAAGGCGGATGGATTCACCCGCCTGCAGCGCTGGGGGATGCAGATCAGGAACGTTCCCTGGCTTCTCAAGATGTTTGCACCGCTTCATGGGAAGACGTTGTCCTATTTCATACCGGGTTTTCATCCGCTCAAGAATCCCACAATGCACAATTATCCGGACTGGAAGGCCGCTTACGAGCAAACTGGAGACCCGCACGAAGCGGCCCGAGCGTTGGTCGCGGCAGCCTATTAG
- a CDS encoding NAD(P)/FAD-dependent oxidoreductase, translated as MIATSKAAIQDDVVIYGGGMAGALLAKALAPEFRVTLVDPNEYFEVPMSVPRSLVKPGFADAAIIPFAAALPGVAHVRGALVEMHPEGGLVQLKNGKEELLKGRVSVLATGSKFSNALMRAIDGASVRERKEFYVQYHRRIVASQNILIVGGGPIGVEVAGEIIENHPAKKIIILEAGPRVLAGTSEAAAAQAAKVLKASGVTVLTDERLECADSTVAEVLSGAGEALTSRGQSIPYDLLIWCVGGKPNTAYMAQHYASTLNQAGRIRVSPDLRVVGSDTVFALGDITDLDENKMAWHIGGQIRTAAHNIRAILTRAGRPSRLKAHKPQTGNPMMAVTLGSRNGVLHLPVIGVVRSPFVARVAKSSHMLVPKFRKALGV; from the coding sequence ATGATCGCCACGTCCAAGGCAGCAATCCAAGACGATGTCGTGATTTACGGCGGCGGCATGGCCGGTGCCCTGCTCGCCAAGGCATTGGCCCCTGAATTCCGCGTTACGCTCGTCGATCCCAATGAGTACTTCGAGGTGCCAATGTCGGTGCCGCGCAGCCTAGTAAAACCGGGTTTCGCCGATGCCGCCATCATTCCCTTCGCCGCGGCGCTGCCAGGGGTCGCCCATGTTCGTGGTGCCCTGGTGGAAATGCATCCCGAAGGCGGGCTTGTGCAGCTGAAGAATGGCAAGGAGGAACTGCTCAAGGGGCGCGTGTCGGTACTGGCCACCGGGAGCAAGTTCTCAAACGCTCTGATGCGGGCAATCGATGGCGCCTCGGTCCGCGAACGCAAGGAATTCTATGTGCAATATCATCGGCGCATCGTCGCATCACAGAACATCCTGATTGTCGGCGGCGGCCCGATCGGCGTCGAGGTGGCCGGAGAAATCATCGAGAACCATCCGGCCAAGAAGATCATCATCCTCGAAGCCGGCCCGCGTGTGCTGGCCGGCACTTCAGAAGCAGCCGCCGCACAGGCCGCCAAAGTACTTAAGGCGAGTGGGGTTACAGTCCTGACGGACGAACGGCTCGAGTGCGCGGACAGCACCGTGGCGGAGGTTCTCTCCGGCGCCGGCGAAGCGTTGACAAGCCGCGGGCAGAGCATCCCCTACGACCTCCTGATCTGGTGTGTCGGCGGAAAACCCAATACGGCCTATATGGCGCAGCACTATGCCTCGACTCTCAACCAGGCCGGGCGCATTCGCGTCTCCCCGGATCTGCGCGTGGTTGGGTCCGACACGGTGTTCGCCCTCGGCGACATCACCGATCTTGACGAGAACAAGATGGCTTGGCACATCGGTGGGCAGATCAGGACCGCCGCTCACAATATCCGAGCAATCCTGACCCGTGCTGGCCGGCCGTCGAGGCTGAAGGCGCACAAACCTCAGACCGGCAATCCCATGATGGCAGTGACCTTGGGAAGCCGGAACGGCGTCCTGCACTTGCCCGTAATCGGGGTGGTTCGCTCTCCCTTCGTCGCCCGCGTGGCCAAATCCAGTCACATGCTCGTGCCGAAATTCCGCAAAGCGCTCGGCGTCTGA
- a CDS encoding DUF1302 domain-containing protein: MRRFPLFFRAAILAGIYLGAASGIGTRPAQAIDVEWGDVSGSIITSLSVSTQIRMADRDPRNVGISNGGSMPTSGNDDGNLNFDKYDLTTLIGNVTSEVSLKWKNFGLYVRGTAFYDYIADNNDLAANGPSERDSRGSYTITGQRRARYDAYLQDYFLSGKFKVFDHSLNIRLGSQVLNWGEALFTINAISVINPIDVARIRVPGAELRDALIPIPMVSASLDLGGGLSVEGFYTFDFEPFKLEACGAYMSSSDTFCDGTRGVGVGTDFLDTRSYYKGRNNPQDNAANYDGISADVTTEDDPEGHDWGIALRYFSPALNNTEFGFYYISYRSRLPSINAFSDYKNPGTGKILGLPINPFSPAFGTLPRSVVLDNLDHGELTIYYPDDIELFGLSFNTTLDALGIAINGEISMKHDAPVWISEPTLTFSTYNNAGGNPLLANQAFGIAPYVENGVPFDPDAPLPLNLNLDERHDLWNANLRITKILPTTNWIVSALGANSIIALVETAVIYVDIDPDGPHDYASYGQNGFSGFKTRPLNLLGLGEVVPALDLPAQGDPRLQSTWKPPTRWSGGFTTLFILDYPNAFGIPINLSPTVAFQTGVFGTTPSPNPGFTKGVNAVSLALKADYLGSYSAQISYFKSWGGGGGGGGSMNPTIDRDFIGVSLSYVF, encoded by the coding sequence ATGCGGCGTTTTCCCCTATTCTTCCGTGCCGCCATTCTTGCAGGAATCTACCTCGGTGCCGCCTCCGGTATCGGCACGAGGCCAGCCCAGGCAATCGACGTCGAATGGGGAGACGTCTCGGGCAGCATCATCACCTCGCTATCCGTGAGCACGCAGATCCGCATGGCGGACCGTGATCCACGCAATGTCGGCATCAGCAACGGCGGCTCGATGCCGACCTCCGGCAATGACGACGGCAATCTCAATTTCGACAAATACGACCTCACGACGCTGATTGGCAACGTTACTAGCGAGGTCAGCCTCAAGTGGAAAAACTTTGGACTCTATGTGCGGGGTACGGCCTTCTACGATTATATCGCTGACAACAACGATCTCGCTGCGAATGGCCCCTCGGAGCGGGACTCTCGTGGCTCTTATACGATTACAGGACAACGTCGTGCGCGTTACGATGCCTACCTGCAAGACTATTTTTTATCGGGCAAGTTCAAGGTCTTCGACCATTCGCTCAATATACGCCTGGGCTCCCAGGTATTGAACTGGGGCGAGGCACTGTTTACAATCAACGCCATCTCGGTGATCAATCCCATTGATGTGGCACGCATCCGGGTGCCCGGCGCTGAACTGCGCGACGCGCTGATTCCCATCCCCATGGTCTCGGCGTCCCTGGATTTGGGTGGAGGTCTATCAGTCGAGGGCTTTTACACCTTCGATTTCGAGCCATTCAAGCTGGAGGCTTGCGGTGCCTATATGTCGTCGAGCGACACGTTCTGCGATGGCACGCGAGGCGTCGGGGTGGGCACCGACTTCCTGGACACTCGCTCCTACTATAAGGGTCGAAACAATCCCCAGGACAATGCGGCGAACTACGACGGCATCTCAGCCGACGTGACCACCGAGGATGACCCCGAAGGGCATGATTGGGGCATCGCCTTGCGTTACTTCTCGCCCGCCCTGAACAACACTGAGTTCGGTTTCTACTACATCAGCTATCGGAGCCGTCTGCCCTCGATCAACGCCTTCAGCGATTACAAGAATCCAGGGACTGGCAAGATCTTGGGCCTGCCGATCAATCCGTTCTCACCAGCCTTTGGTACGCTGCCGCGGTCAGTCGTTCTGGATAATCTCGACCACGGCGAGCTCACCATCTACTACCCGGACGACATCGAGCTTTTCGGACTCAGCTTCAACACAACCCTCGACGCGCTGGGCATAGCCATTAACGGCGAAATCTCGATGAAGCACGATGCGCCGGTCTGGATCTCGGAGCCGACGCTGACCTTTTCCACCTACAACAACGCGGGCGGCAACCCGCTGTTGGCCAACCAAGCGTTCGGCATCGCGCCCTATGTCGAAAACGGCGTACCGTTCGACCCTGACGCGCCGTTGCCACTCAACCTGAACCTGGACGAGCGGCACGACCTGTGGAATGCCAACCTACGCATCACCAAGATACTGCCGACCACCAATTGGATCGTCTCAGCCCTGGGCGCCAATTCAATCATCGCCCTGGTTGAGACGGCTGTGATCTATGTCGATATCGATCCGGACGGGCCCCACGACTACGCCTCCTATGGCCAAAACGGGTTCAGCGGGTTCAAGACTCGCCCCCTGAACCTCCTGGGCCTGGGTGAAGTGGTGCCTGCCCTCGACCTTCCCGCCCAAGGGGACCCTCGATTGCAGTCGACTTGGAAGCCACCGACCAGGTGGTCAGGCGGATTTACCACCCTTTTCATCCTCGATTACCCAAATGCGTTTGGGATCCCTATCAACCTGTCGCCGACCGTTGCCTTCCAGACCGGTGTTTTCGGCACAACACCGTCACCCAATCCCGGTTTCACAAAAGGCGTGAATGCGGTCTCCCTGGCTTTGAAGGCCGATTACCTGGGCTCTTACTCGGCCCAGATCTCCTACTTCAAGAGTTGGGGTGGAGGTGGCGGTGGCGGTGGCTCCATGAACCCCACCATCGACCGCGACTTCATTGGCGTTAGCTTGTCCTACGTCTTTTGA
- a CDS encoding cytochrome b produces the protein MRYPPQNLSYRPWAKRLHWIIAALVLTMLLAGQRFQLDLPEPEHLFSLAAHSALGISLLALMVIRAGYRLRNAPPPLPDSLPAWQRKLSALVHLVLYLLLFSVPLLGLVAASASPLPVQPAYLFDLTDLLGAANEQRFVELRQYHELATWALAGLVAFHITAALIHQFVWKDRVLHRMWPARR, from the coding sequence ATGCGTTACCCACCCCAGAATCTGTCGTATCGCCCTTGGGCCAAACGCCTGCATTGGATTATCGCGGCGCTTGTCCTCACCATGCTGCTGGCTGGTCAACGCTTCCAGCTGGACTTGCCCGAGCCGGAGCACCTTTTTTCGCTGGCTGCTCATTCCGCGCTAGGCATCAGCCTGCTGGCCCTGATGGTGATCCGGGCGGGGTATCGCTTACGCAATGCGCCCCCGCCGCTTCCGGACAGCCTTCCAGCATGGCAGCGCAAGCTGTCGGCGCTAGTCCATCTCGTTTTGTATCTGCTGCTGTTTAGCGTCCCCTTGCTGGGCCTGGTGGCGGCGTCTGCGTCCCCACTGCCGGTTCAGCCCGCCTACCTATTTGACCTGACCGACCTGCTTGGTGCCGCCAATGAACAGCGGTTCGTTGAATTGCGCCAATACCACGAACTGGCCACGTGGGCGCTCGCCGGCTTGGTTGCCTTCCACATCACCGCGGCGCTCATCCATCAATTCGTCTGGAAGGACCGCGTGCTCCATAGGATGTGGCCGGCACGTCGGTGA
- a CDS encoding alpha/beta fold hydrolase, which produces MASGLVWLSVVAVVVVAVWGALFLVTLLVVWRVRRTMPPSGNFIEIAGHTIHYTDEGRGPTLLLIHGLGGQIGNFAYLVDRLKAKYRVVALDRPGNGYSTKPASASSGIASQAQIIAQFIEKLDLDRPLVVGHSLGGAVALALVVNHAELVSGAALLAPLSQQVAGPPDAFKAMAIRSSWRRRLMAWTVAVPGSILNGARIGNMIFAPEAIPADFVSRTRGLLSLRPAAFYGASSDLVAAPDDLPDLVTQYGSITLPIGILFGAGDRILDALVHGKHLAATIPGAIFEMVEGAGHMIPVTLPKQASDFIKRISDMALSANRLREIQSHVV; this is translated from the coding sequence ATGGCGAGTGGTCTTGTTTGGCTTTCCGTCGTGGCCGTTGTGGTTGTCGCCGTCTGGGGAGCGCTTTTCCTCGTAACATTACTGGTTGTTTGGCGTGTGAGGCGGACTATGCCCCCGTCTGGGAATTTCATTGAAATCGCAGGCCACACTATCCACTACACCGACGAAGGGCGTGGGCCGACACTGTTGCTCATTCACGGACTCGGCGGGCAGATTGGCAATTTTGCCTATCTGGTGGATCGCCTGAAGGCAAAGTACCGCGTCGTCGCGCTGGACCGGCCTGGAAACGGCTACTCAACAAAGCCGGCGAGCGCCTCGTCCGGCATTGCATCCCAAGCCCAGATCATCGCCCAGTTCATCGAAAAGCTGGATCTAGACCGGCCTCTGGTCGTCGGTCATTCCCTGGGTGGCGCGGTCGCTCTCGCTCTTGTCGTGAATCATGCCGAACTCGTTTCTGGTGCAGCCCTTTTGGCGCCGCTGTCACAGCAAGTGGCGGGGCCGCCCGATGCTTTCAAAGCAATGGCCATCCGCTCCTCCTGGCGGCGGCGCCTCATGGCCTGGACGGTGGCCGTCCCTGGCTCAATCCTAAACGGCGCTCGTATCGGGAATATGATCTTTGCCCCTGAGGCGATCCCAGCGGACTTCGTCAGCAGGACCCGTGGGCTGCTCTCGCTGCGGCCAGCCGCATTCTATGGCGCGTCGAGCGACCTGGTTGCCGCCCCGGATGATCTGCCTGATCTTGTAACACAGTACGGCTCCATCACGCTGCCCATCGGTATCCTATTTGGGGCGGGCGATAGGATTCTGGATGCACTCGTACACGGCAAGCACCTCGCCGCCACTATCCCCGGCGCCATCTTCGAAATGGTGGAGGGGGCGGGCCACATGATTCCAGTCACGCTACCAAAGCAGGCGTCGGATTTCATCAAGCGCATCTCCGACATGGCTCTGTCGGCGAACCGTCTCCGGGAGATTCAAAGCCATGTCGTGTGA
- a CDS encoding helix-turn-helix transcriptional regulator yields the protein MKVQNLHDLVDQIYAAAWLPQRWTQVLNRLVAACGVQGCVLYIVSKGLVRWIASDSVTPLAAEFVGDGWCRNNRWVTRAIAKQFPGFLGDRDLFTAAELEGDPIYRDFLVPRGIHWTVGTTIQLQDGEIAIFQLVGDRARPPMTSAELEILDTLRPHLARSAMVSARLPLIKAESATRMLEAMGLPAAAITLDGRIKFANSRFESLGKRITTYRTTERISIANEAAAKLFETAMAGLASGMATETRSIPIRGDGESPMVLHVLPTRRDANEVFGDTGALVVITTVGTPGAPPASLLQGLFDLTPAEARVAQSVAEGATLEELSGTLKVSRETLRTQLRMVFAKTGTKRQAELTSLILGSVRFHALDGSRKAKSNPRQR from the coding sequence ATGAAAGTGCAGAACCTCCACGATCTGGTTGACCAAATCTATGCCGCTGCCTGGCTGCCGCAGCGCTGGACGCAGGTGTTGAATCGGCTCGTTGCTGCCTGCGGTGTGCAAGGTTGCGTGCTCTATATCGTCTCAAAAGGATTGGTGCGCTGGATCGCGTCTGATTCTGTTACGCCTCTGGCTGCTGAATTTGTCGGAGACGGATGGTGCCGCAACAACCGCTGGGTAACCCGTGCAATCGCGAAGCAGTTTCCCGGTTTTCTGGGTGACCGCGACCTCTTCACCGCCGCGGAGTTGGAGGGCGACCCGATCTATCGAGATTTCCTCGTCCCACGCGGTATTCACTGGACGGTCGGCACCACGATCCAGCTTCAAGATGGCGAAATCGCGATCTTTCAGCTCGTTGGCGACCGCGCACGGCCGCCGATGACATCGGCGGAGCTGGAAATACTCGATACCCTGCGCCCTCACTTGGCACGCAGCGCCATGGTCTCGGCGCGCCTCCCTCTGATCAAGGCTGAATCCGCAACACGGATGCTCGAGGCAATGGGCTTGCCTGCGGCGGCCATCACGCTGGATGGCCGGATCAAGTTTGCCAATTCGCGATTTGAAAGCCTGGGCAAGCGGATAACCACTTACCGAACAACCGAACGCATCAGCATCGCCAACGAAGCAGCCGCCAAGCTGTTTGAAACCGCGATGGCTGGCCTGGCCAGTGGGATGGCCACAGAAACCCGCTCCATCCCAATTCGCGGCGACGGAGAGTCGCCTATGGTCCTTCACGTCCTGCCCACGCGTCGTGATGCGAACGAGGTCTTTGGCGATACAGGTGCGCTTGTCGTGATTACGACGGTCGGCACACCGGGCGCGCCTCCCGCATCGCTGCTGCAAGGCCTCTTCGACCTGACCCCCGCCGAAGCGCGAGTGGCGCAATCGGTCGCGGAAGGGGCAACGTTGGAAGAGCTTTCCGGCACACTGAAAGTGTCGCGCGAAACCCTGCGAACTCAACTCAGGATGGTCTTCGCCAAAACGGGGACGAAGCGGCAGGCTGAGCTTACCTCGCTCATCCTGGGCTCGGTCAGATTCCATGCCCTGGATGGTTCGCGAAAGGCCAAAAGCAACCCTCGTCAGCGATAG